The window CAAACTTTCCACCTAAACCAACCTCCAAAATGGCAACATCTACCTgcatcaaaatgaaaaaataaacttCAAAGCTGTGGTACTTCTGGTGTCAGTTCAACCTTGGTCTGAATCTGACCAACAATGctatatcttattatttatttatttcagatGAAAAAGAGAATAAGCATagtcaaaagataaagttgtgTGTAAGTTACTTGCTCTTCACAGAAAATCTTGAAGGCAAGCAACGCAAGGAAGCGAAAATAAGATGGCATTGGTAGATCATCACTACATCTTTCCTGCAGTTAGAACATTAAATCTAAGAAGACTAAATTTACTAGTGTTGAACATCTAACAATGCAAAGAAAGGCAAAGATTGAAGCATATATggcaaaatataaaaagaaaataaacttaaGCAACGCATTCCTTCAATCTATGCCAACACCACCAGAAGTATGTCAAAAACTTCTCCTCAGATATGTCCGCACTGAAACAACCAACCAAATGGGAGAATTAATGCAACAGTTTGAATTTTCTTACACGAGACTTGTATCACAACAACTACAGAGAAAACTAGGAGGACGAGCTTGTGAAGACATAAATAATCCATATCACACATTCATTCATTTTCTACAAAACTAAAATAGGAGGAGAAGAATGTAAAACTCAATCATTTGATTGTACTTATTCCTGTGGATGATGAGATCTTTGGGTTGTCTCAAGTTTTAATGAAACTTTCTTTAAAAGAACTATTGTGCATAGTAGTAGTGTTCAACTAGTAGTAGTAATACACTATCAAAGAAGTTTAAGTATGATTTGAGAAAGCTCACCCATCGAGTCGAAATCTTTCTCTGACATCAATGAGATGAGGAGATGTGAATAGCCCAGTGTGAAAACCACAATTTCGTAATATTGATTCGGAGAAAACACAGGTTGAGCCCTTTGGAAATATGAAGATGAAATAGTTAGTCTCAtcatatacacatatatacacATACATCAGACATTAAGCTGTTACTAACCTTCCCCTTTGTACCAGCTACATGAATAACCTTCAACTTTGAAATCGGCTCTTCCAAGTCCATTATCTAGAGACCGGATTAAAATGATTATGATAAGTTCCAATCCCTTCATATCATTTAAAATGGAAAGGAATGGAATGGAAAAGAAGCACCTTGAGATAATCAGACATTAATTCAAAGCGGTCGCCATGGTTGCTCTTGTCCGCACGACTGCGTTTAGTGATGAGAGACGAAAGGGATTCCATTGCCTCGTCATATGAAGACGacgctgctgctgctgctgaagGCTTCGGCCGTCCATCTTCACCTTGAGAAATGCACATGAATTGAATATCGATCGATATAGACAGTTATTTCAGTCAATCGTGAAGAGAAGAGGATGGTTGTAATAGTGGAAAATCAACGAAAAGTAATTGAACACCTTGCTGCATAGTTGGTAATTGATACGGCCTTGCAGAGCGAACGAATTGGGCAAAAAGATTGAGACGAACAAATTCAATACAGCAAGCTGGCGGGAAAACGTGGATTAGGGCGATTTGATGGATGGATAATACAGAGAAAAGGATTGGAGGAagatgattttgaagttcaaataaatatccaaaatccaaatccaaatccaaatcctATCGAACAAACAACCACCACCACCCCCACATAGTAGGAGGAACGACGCCGATATAATGGATGCTACTTTATCAAATGCCTCCTCAACTTATATCTCAAGTTCAAATCAATatccaaaatattatgatcCTACTTCTAAACActtatcattttaattgttaatGTATTCAACCAAACcatttttaaatatctaaacTTTTATAGCCCtctttccatttttttaatttttttttttatcaaagtgTGCAGAAAACGTCTAGTCaggtaaatatattaattatgactatttacgtgtttttagTTGCAgagagcttttgtgcatgttccaaaagacgAGAGGTTTAAGCTAAATGCAAAAATTAGGCAATGCATATAAAAAGTATAGATACtggtgttatgacccagttgacaATAAGGTTTTGAGAAACCGAGATGTGATATTTttttgaagatcagactattgagaattttgaagatggtgaaaagattgatgcatacatacgtgatctttttggtcttgagttgtctcattATGTTGAGaagacaaggccacatgtagcttcagactcagatagtgatgatgatgtccTTAGGGTCAAGCGGTAGGTTATGGAAATAATACagaaactgatcttggtgataatattgagactgattttgaaattcaacaagaagatgaaaaTCAATAGAATCAACAAACAAATGTACTTAagaggtctactagggagaaaatATCAAGTTATAAGTACCCTACTACAAAGTATGTCTTTTTAACTGATTGTGGGAAGCCTATATGTTATAAGGAGACTTTTGAGGATGTTCATAAGGAAGAATGACTAGCTGCCATGAatgaagagataaattcattgctgaaaaatgacACATATGAACTGATTGAAAGACCAAAGaacataaaattattacaaaataaatgggtgtacaagatcaagcaagaaagTGATGATAGAAAGCCAAGATACAAGATAAATGGTTGTTAAAGGTTTTGGCCAAAGACATgaaatcgattatgatgagattttctcaccagtagtgaagatgacttctatccgggtggtgttagGTCTAGTTGCTTGTATGAATCTcgaggttgaacaacttgatgtcaagactacatttcttcatggtgatttggatgaagatgtttatatgaaGAAACATGAAGGTTACAAATTAGGGGAAaacaaggtgtgcaaacttgtcaaaagtctgtacggtttgaaacaagcaaCAATGTAGTATCTTAAGTTTGGGTCGTTCATGACCacccatgggtacatgaagacgttTACAGATCATTGTGTCTTTGTGCAAAGTTTgttttttgatgattttattatacttctcctatatgttgatgacaaaCTGATTGCAGGGAAAGACAAACTCAAGATTGACAAGTTGAAAAAAGATTTGACTAAGTTTTATGAGAttaaagacttgggtcaagcaagacaaattcttggaatgcaggtcattaattatcgggtgaagaaaaggtTATGGATGTTTCAAGAGAGAGATATTGAGAAGATTCAAAAACGATTTTGTATAGACAAGGCAAAGTCAGTTGCTTGtacattggctacacacttgaaaataaacaagacaatgtctcccaatgATGGAGAGAAAAAACAAGAAATGTACAGTGTTCcctatgcttcagcaataggcagtctgatatatgcaatggtctgtacaagaccagatatagTTCATGCGGTTGAAGTAGTTAGTCGTTTCTTTTTAAATCCCGGTAAGACACACTGGAAAGCGGTTAAGTGACTAATGAGATATtttcgagggacctccaaatacgctttgtgtatgagtggtgatattgacacaatgagataAATTCCAGGATACctgtttacttttggaggaggaaCTGTATCATGAGAGTCTCATCTACAGAAATGTGTTATTTTGTCTACTACATaagctgaatatattgtcattactgaatgttataagaaatgagatggatgaaggAAATGGGTATAACACAAGACaagtttgtggtgtttagtgactcacaaagtgctatACACGTGAGCAttaatccaagtttccattcacgttcaaaacacatccaaagacgataccattggatccgtgacGTGTTCTAGCATGAACGTCACGATGAtaaatgtttatagcaacattctctcATGGCTCGGAAGGagagaattgttgaggtgttccttgccattgcgtgCGAGTTTTAAATTACGGGTAAACGGGTTAGAGTTTTTTGTTATGAAAAtaggttagagtataaatacattttttgagtatttttttcataacatagtaaggttgagagagaatGAACAGATCTAGGATTTTCtggtttttttcttattatttggatgatctagagagaaagattggggaGCTGTTGATTGTGGAGCATTCCAATCATTcttagtgtaatcacttcttttatTTGAGAGCAAGGCAtataagtttctactattgacatttctttgatttagtgaaacttatccctcccgtggacgtatgTCGATTTTGatcgaaccacgtatattgtgttgtcatttattttgtgttatttcagttcttggtaaatcTGTTGTTCGTCATAGACGATCTGAAAACTGATTTGTTATAGATTTAATTTCTAAGAAAATCCGTAGTTTTGTTATGCAAAACCAACACTTATTTGATGTCATATTCCTTTGATGTATTTGTTTATCTTTGTTTTCATGTTTTACGAATTTATTCTTTCTCGTTCTCCTGTTGCTACTCTCCGTTTTTCTCTCTACCATTGTTCTTTATTTGTATAgtcaattttattgttttacttaaataattttatttgaagaatgtttttttaaaaacaaaaagaatataAGAAATTGTGCCTATGATCAAatgtcataatattttaaattgaaatacattataataatatgatagtAAGATTATTCTAGCTccttatattcaattttttttataatttatttaatgaagtCAAAAGGTAATGAAtgagggaaatttgacgaaataggCACAAAGGTTGTcttatttgacctggtggcaAGAAGTAATTTTTATTGCgttcgtggtctttttattttttttacgaaattgcccttgtagcgaaacgctaagggatttagcgtttcgctaagtggattAGGGTTTACTATAAATACTCtagtagcgaaacggtaagtacttagcgaaacggtaagtacttagcgaaacggtaagtacttagcgaaacggtaagtacttagcgaaacggtaagtacTTAGCaaaacggtaagcacttagtGAAACGGtaaacacttagcgaaacggtaagtccttgGAGAAACTTCCCTAaaacggaacccatatgatccgagattatctgcaaatatcatcatcgacatataTGAACcagaaatatgaaccaatatgatatGAACCAGagaaatatgaaccaatatgatatGAACAAGAAATATGAACCAGTATGATATGAACCAGAATATGATAtgaacaaaataacaaatatccAAATATAAGAACAGGTTAAATCTTCTTCGACTTGAATATCATGGAAACATGAACgaattaggtttgaaatgaacatctttTTTGACACCTTAGAATCCTTCGCCTGAAAGGAAAAGaggtttagggttagagtttgaaaaaaatgaagatcTGTACATaaaaatcgatttaggttaagaacataaatttgtataaatacCGCTCCGCCGCCTCGGTCGTCGCCGTCAAAGAGAGagcaagagaagagagagaaagaaaatgaaggaaatgaaaaaattagagtatttatagtAAATTCTAATCCATTTAGCGTTTCACTACAAGGACaatttcgtaaaaaaaaataaaaagaccacgaacATAATAAAAACTACTTCTtgccaccaggtcaaataagGCCACCTTTGTGCCTATTTCGTATGAATGAGTATAATAATGGCTGATTATAAATCAACTTGAGTGtgtgatattaattaatatatcaatttaatatacacaactattttaattttttgagaaaagtccatatttaatatacaatttttatttttttagaaagtccatatttaatatacaaaattataaaaagctAACCGTATCAACTGGTTTAAACTCTTTTTAATTCacattaaatactaaaattttaaatattctcaCTTATGAATTTAAAGAAACtacaaaaatttatataaaaaaagtgattaaatgttagtgatatattttctttacaatttttaaaaatatatcattagtttattttattgttttaccctaattataagttattataaaGATAATTGTTAATTTAACACTATCAAgatgtttaacatgatttttgtGATAactttattagtttaaaattatttatatttttaccatatattattaacatttattggttattataatttattatttgttcaCTTTTTTCAAAccaataacttattattaattgtaaaatcataattttaaataatttatgagttaattatatattattaaaaataaagtatactATCTAACTATGAAAGAACAAATGTTacactaaattttaaaatttaacttgttatttttttttattgaaattattatttataatgcaTTTAATGCTCaatgattatttaaatcaattaagcCCAAACTCCTTAAATTGGTTGGAAAAGAccaaaatagaaaagaaaaggtaagaattttctaattttataactaGTAGATAGAAGCAAAGTTAATAAAGTGGTTAACAAATAAAGGCAAAAGGACATAGAAAAAGGCAAACAAAGCTCAATGTTTGATTTGCAGAACCCGACAACAAGAAAAGCAAATGTTAAAGGAAGGAGGAGAGAGATCTGAGAAGAGAGGAGCGGACTGATTGAATACACCACGACGGCCGGCGACGGAAGGGAATGTTCGGGAATCTGAATCCGTCTTGCTGAAGGCTCTCCATCGGTGCACCCAGAAAGAGATATGAAGGATTTGTTAGGAAGTCCGGGGAAAGTGAGTGGTCTTATTCTCAGAATCGCTCAATGTCTATTCGCTTCTGCTTCAGCTGTAGTTATGGTTTCTGCTTCTGGGTTCTCTAGAACCACAGCCTTTTGGTAACCTTCTTCATTTCTCTATAATATGAAACAAGATACCTAATTTGCAATTATATGTCTGTTAAGTCCAATTGATTTCACAGAGACTGTATTTGATCTGTATTCCTTTTACCCATTTCAAAACAAGTGTGATTAAGCCCTAAGAAGTTcagttttgtttgttttgttcaGGTTTTTTTTACATTTGGTACTTGGGTTATATGTAAATTTGATTGATATGGTTAggatgagaatgagaatgagagtGCTTATGCAATCAATCTTCATACTGTAATGGTTGGTTTCAGCTTTTTAGTTGCAGCAATGGGGCTTCAAACACTGTGGAGTTTTCTACTGTTATGCATTGATATTCATGCTCTGAGGGTGAAGAGAGATTTGCAAAATCATATCTTAGTCAGCCTTTTTGCTGTAGGAGATTGGGTAATTTCTTCACTTATTCATTCTTTTGATGAGTCACTTATTTTTCACTTTAAGTAGCTATTgtagtaaaaaaaaatgcagGTGACAGCTATACTATCACTTGCAGCTGCTTGCTCATCGGGAGGAGTGGTGATTGTGTTTTCAAAAGATACGAACCTCTGTCATGCAGGCCTGCATTTGGCGTGTTCCATGTTTCAAATTGCAGTAGGTTTGGCTTTCGTCTCATGGTTCCTTCTTGCTTTGTCTTCTGGTATCTTGTTTTGGCTCGTCGCATCTTCTACTTGAGGAGGGGACTCTCCCATTTCCCTTCTTCTTATTTGGAAGATCAGTGtacatattttgattatttccTTAACTACTACATGTATGTTATGAACATTGAGAGTTCTTTTCTTGGTTCCTCTAGTGTGACCATTTCCACTTGATTTGAGTTTTGATATTGTCATTCAAAGATCTTGTACCTTTGTTGTATGTTCAAGGCAATTAaaacatgattcaaatttaCTGTTTTATTTTGCACTTGTTGTGATGTGATCTATTTGGGTCTGAACCCTTTTCTATAATTTGAAATAGGGGAGAAATTGTAAGCTCTATGATCTTTTGTTGAGGGGCTTatacaacttttattttttaaattcatatggGGATAAAATGCAAAGGAAGATATTATTATGTACAATATTGAATgaaattattaagatattacACATTGCAAGCCATTGACCATACAATAAAATATTGAGATTACACATTGCACACACAAACCACTTATAGCTATCACCTCCACAAATAACATAGTTATTGAATCACATTACTATCTCTGGCTTCAATATGCTAGACTTGATCTCTTTATGTGGAAGAACCACACCCCCATTACTATAAATTTCATCACATACATGAACATCTTCTCCCAAAATAGTCATATTCTCGACTCTAGCCCATTGCCCAACCGTCGAATGCCACCCGATGATACTTCCAGAGATGCACGCGTGTTTCTTCACCCGCACTCCCCTCATCACAGTGCACCTAGAAAGTCTCACTCCCGACTCAACCACGCAGCCCGGCCCAATTGCCACGTCAGGTCCAATCAAACACCCCTCCCCAATTTTAGCAGTCTCGTCCACAAGAACGTTTCCCACTATGTGGGCTCCACTCGCCAGCTTAGGTGAAGCCATCTTTCTCAACGAGTCCAGATAGAGTCTCAACCCAGTTATGTAATCCCTTGGCTGCCCAATGTCCATCCAGAAACCAGGTAATACCATTGCGTATAGCTTTTTCTCGGCAGCGATTTTTGGGAATACTTCTTTTTCTATCGAGGTTGGCCTCAGTTGAATGCGGTCCAGTACAGACGGATTCAGCAGGTAAATCCCTGCGTTTATTTTGTTTCCCACAAATAATTTTGGTTTTTCCACAAATCTCTCAACTACCCCTGTTGATTCTTCCATCACCACCACACCATATTTTGATGGCTCCTCAACCTGCATTAACCAACAGCGGTTGTTATGAATTGGCTCATTTTTACCCCATTAAAAGTAACTCAAGTGAAAAAAGATTGAACTTGAGGTTGAGGTCTCAAGTTCGATGGCCACTTAAAGCACATTAGCTAAAGTGGGGGTCATTGTGGAGGAATGTTGTCCTAGCCTCGTTCGTCTCAGTTTTGTTTTTTGGGTGTGCTTTTAGTGAGAATCGAACATAAGACCTCAGCCTCTTAAACATAGCTCAAAATTAATGCCTAAAAAAGAAAACTGATTTTACCTTGGTCACCATAATAGATGCTTCGCCTCCATGTGACTTATGGAATTCGATCATCTGTTTTAGAGGGTATTCACTTATTACATCACTATTAAGAACAAAAAATGGATCACCAGATTTATCCAAGAGTTTGTCCCTAGCCAATGCTAGAGGACCGGCAGTGCCAAGCGGCTCAGTCTCCTGTGAGCATGTAATCTTGATCCCAAGCTTAGCCTCAAAGTCCTTCAAGAAACTCATCATAACCTacagaaaagaaaatgaatatgTATCTTAAAGCATTTGACCAACCAAGCATCTCCATAACTCTTGTTTTGTTCCCAAAAGGGAAAGGTTAAGGGTTGTATCTGAGTCTTACCTCTGGTTGGTAATTGATTGCTAATACTACTTCTGTCACACCAATTGCCTTAAGCGCCTCCATCTGACATGATGAACACAATTGAGATGAGGGCTTGCAAACTATAAGAAAATGGAGAAACAAGATACTCGAAATTTTGCAGTACCTGATGAAGGATCATAGGTTTGTTAGCAAACTCAACAAGGGGTTTCGGGACGCTGAGGGTCAAAGGCCTCAACCTTGTTCCAAATCCACCAACAAGAATAAGAGCCTTCATCCTTAGATATTTAATCTGTCAATTGAAAACAAATCATTCTTTTTGTGATCAGTAATTTAACATATAGAAAAAGTTTTCACAGATTCCAAGCAAAAGACAACATGAAGAAAACATATTTTCAGCTCTTTGCCAGATCAATGATGAAACTAAACAAATCATCAAAAAAAATCTCGTATGTAGCTAAATTCAGAGCTATTTCTGCAAATTCTATCTATGTTTCCAGTTATTGAGGCAAGTATTGACTAGCTACTAACAATGATGAATATCCTTTCAAGATCTGAAGTAATAAAGCAAATTAAGAACAACAAGaagaaactttaaaaaaatgaaattactcaactaacaaaaagaagaaaagcAGAAAGCGCCactgattaaaaaaatgtgtaaagTGTTAATATAATGCCAGATCTGATAGCGAAAGCTCTATATGCAAACTTCTATGAATCGGTGAATGCCTCCTCCATAGTTCAATTAAAAGATAAATCTCAAAAAACATTGTCATAACCGACAACTATATTAACAAATCTCCACAGAGATCCATGACGAAATTGCAAAACAAGAAGGAGAAAACACGATCCGTAGCTTGGAATAGAACGAATCAGCTATGAACATCAATGAAATGCAGATCTGTTAAGAATTACCGTCTAAAACGATGAATTCACCTGAATACTAGTTTGGGAAGAACAAGTCGAAATCAGGATGATTTCCCTCGCTTTTTTCCTCTTTCTCTCGCCAACGGTTTACCAGAAGAATGCGTCTGTAATAATCTGATGAATCTAGGCTAGATAcataaccatatatatatacatacagaGCTATCTCTGGAGAAGATGGAGAGCTACGTCAATACATGGTGCTTTTTTCCTTTTTACCGGCGGATGAAATTGAGAATATGGTTTTATGCCGGAaagttatcatttttttttctactttaatGTGAACCAGAATTTAACTAATTACCCCCACCACCACTCCAGCTGGCAAAACCTCATTGGCCCATTGTCACCCATGACGTGGTAATTcaaactcatttaaaaaaaaaatttaatattcatgaataaTTTGCAAATAGGGGTCTATTTCGGGAAATTTGAGGAGACGACCCATTAATAGGCCTAATAGTGGAAAGTGCAGAGCTTAAAAAAAAGCGTTGGTGACCCCTTTTAATGTTTTcggacgaaaatgccccagttgcgtcatatgacgcaattttttatttttttatttttcaaaaaatttaattatgagtttttttttgacgaaaattcCCTAATTGCgtcaaaaatttttttttttaaaaaatcgattaaaaaaaaaaatcaacagcCGCGCTATTAAATTATGGGCTCATTCTATCCTCGTTTATGCCTATCAGTGGGctcattttctcaaatttcctATTTATTTCTGGACTATTCAAAAAGCGGGGCCCATTTTTGAgtaattatagaaaaataataattaaaaaataatttaaatcaaattaatgcATATGCTGCTGGGACCATATTTATTTCGATTTGGTCCTTCTAGATGaccaactaattaaattatccCTTACATTTATCAATGGATCAAATTGTCTcctaaagtttaaaaattattaaaacttaaattaataaaaataaagtcaaaccCTATAAATCTCGTTGACCTTGTAAAAAGCACACGTTAAGTATCTAGCTTTTTGCTTATTATAGGCTTAAAgggatatttttttatttattagaaaagtataatgtatattcaaaactattgataaaataatataaataattaatgttcaAGCTTgataaagttgtcaaaattaaatatagaaaatagaGTCTATTCGTTGGAATGGTGCCTAAGCCGCGTTTGGGCGAGGGTAAAACTCCAACAGCTATAGACTGATATTGACTTGACTTTGGTTAAAGGAATTCAAACATGTCTGTTGCATTTAAACCTCATTTCTTTCTAATGTTATGATgccaacattattt is drawn from Impatiens glandulifera chromosome 3, dImpGla2.1, whole genome shotgun sequence and contains these coding sequences:
- the LOC124929189 gene encoding CASP-like protein 5B1, with product MKDLLGSPGKVSGLILRIAQCLFASASAVVMVSASGFSRTTAFCFLVAAMGLQTLWSFLLLCIDIHALRVKRDLQNHILVSLFAVGDWVTAILSLAAACSSGGVVIVFSKDTNLCHAGLHLACSMFQIAVGLAFVSWFLLALSSGILFWLVASST
- the LOC124929187 gene encoding mannose-1-phosphate guanylyltransferase 1-like codes for the protein MKALILVGGFGTRLRPLTLSVPKPLVEFANKPMILHQMEALKAIGVTEVVLAINYQPEVMMSFLKDFEAKLGIKITCSQETEPLGTAGPLALARDKLLDKSGDPFFVLNSDVISEYPLKQMIEFHKSHGGEASIMVTKVEEPSKYGVVVMEESTGVVERFVEKPKLFVGNKINAGIYLLNPSVLDRIQLRPTSIEKEVFPKIAAEKKLYAMVLPGFWMDIGQPRDYITGLRLYLDSLRKMASPKLASGAHIVGNVLVDETAKIGEGCLIGPDVAIGPGCVVESGVRLSRCTVMRGVRVKKHACISGSIIGWHSTVGQWARVENMTILGEDVHVCDEIYSNGGVVLPHKEIKSSILKPEIVM